Proteins encoded by one window of Arachis ipaensis cultivar K30076 chromosome B04, Araip1.1, whole genome shotgun sequence:
- the LOC107639548 gene encoding zinc finger matrin-type protein 2 — protein sequence MSNTSNNVAGVDNTFRRKFDREEYLERARERERQEEEGRSKSKAKGPPVQRKPLKHRDYEVDLESRLGKTQVVTPVAPLSQQAGYYCSVCECVVKDSANYLDHINGKKHQRALGMSMRVERASLQQVQERFEVLKKRKDLGTFTEQDLDERVLKQQQEEEERKRLRREKKKEKKEKAVEEPEIDPDVAAMMGFGGFRSSKK from the exons ATGTCTAACACCAGCAACAAT GTGGCTGGGGTTGACAACACCTTCAGAAGAAAATTCGATCGAGAAGAGTATTTGGAACGAGCTCGGGAGCGTGAGAGGCAG GAGGAGGAGGGTCGATCTAAATCTAAAG CTAAAGGTCCTCCAGTGCAGAGGAAACCCCTAAAACATAGAGATTATGAAGTCGACCTCGAGTCCCGCCTAGGCAAGACTCAA GTTGTTACGCCGGTTGCACCACTGAGTCAGCAG GCTGGATATTACTGCTCTGTTTGTGAGTGTGTGGTAAAGGACTCAGCGAACTACTTGGATCATATTAATGGAAAGAAAC ATCAAAGAGCTTTGGGCATGTCTATGCGAGTTGAACGAGCCTCTCTCCAACAG GTTCAGGAACGATTTGAGGTTCTTAAGAAACGTAAAGATCTTGGCACATTCACCGAGCAAG ATCTTGACGAAAGGGTTCTAAAACAGcagcaagaagaggaagaaagaaaacGATTACGTCgtgaaaagaagaaggaaaag AAAGAGAAGGCAGTGGAAGAACCGGAAATTGATCCTGATGTTGCGGCCATGATGGGGTTTGGTGGTTTCCGGTCATCAAAGAAATGA
- the LOC107636758 gene encoding uncharacterized protein LOC107636758 codes for MASDSPYIYANCRMRNGDNGVTFECEDPILFRTQRVETLSDLKSLILSKLGGTQARKIGRVAYRLLAPMGNGVFRFRLFRLLGDEHVRLMVDIHGRIMVEQVMELSAEVGHSGDGSSVHSTYVQDDRHLAPPPIHVTIPVDEAVEGEEESDEDYVADSMDSDLSDSGDEDEYVPETPVQTVARHVLPPPLPIPTLSALPSHYHSLDLDAMHERTPFLDTGEEDYNLDDSVEFRVGHKFRSKEAMLQGVKNYNIRRSAEYRVIESDRLKYHVQCRQADNGCQWSLHVALRQNLRYW; via the coding sequence ATGGCCAGTGATAGTCCATACATATATGCCAATTGTCGAATGAGAAATGGCGACAACGGGGTGACATTTGAGTGTGAGGATCCGATATTGTTTCGCACTCAGCGTGTGGAGACGTTGTCCgatttgaagagtttgatattgagcaagcTCGGTGGTACACAAGCGAGGAAAATCGGAAGGGTGGCATATAGGTTGCTGGCACCCATGGGTAACGGAGTCTTCCGGTTTCGACTATTCCGACTTCTTGGGGACGAGCATGTGCGACTGATGGTCGACATCCATGGGAGGATCATGGTGGAGCAGGTAATGGAGCTTTCAGCAGAGGTGGGACACAGTGGTGATGGGAGTTCCGTACACTCGACCTATGTACAGGACGACCGACACCTCGCACCACCGCCCATTCATGTCACCATTCCAGTGGATGAGGCAGTGGAGGGCGAGGAGGAGTCAGACGAGGATTACGTAGCGGACAGTATGGACAGCGACTTGTCCGATAGTGGGGATGAGGATGAGTATGTTCCGGAGACACCTGTTCAGACTGTGGCGCGCCATGTCCTCCCTCCACCTCTCCCAATTCCGACGCTTTCGGCACTTCCATCTCACTATCACAGTCTGGATTTGGACGCCATGCACGAGAGGACTCCGTTTCTTGACACGGGTGAAGAGGATTACAACCTAGACGACAGTGTAGAGTTTCGGGTCGGACACAAGTTTAGAAGCAAAGAGGCAATGCTTCAAGGTGTGAAGAACTACAATATTCGGAGGAGTGCAGAGTACCGAGTGATAGAATCAGACCggttaaagtaccatgtgcagtGTCGTCAAGCTGATAATGGGTGTCAATGGAGCCTCCATGTGGCTCTTCGACAGAACCTTAGATACTGGTAA